From a region of the Brachionichthys hirsutus isolate HB-005 chromosome 9, CSIRO-AGI_Bhir_v1, whole genome shotgun sequence genome:
- the igfbp3 gene encoding insulin-like growth factor-binding protein 3 produces the protein MPGLCALCFAAALSAFIRLAGTVGPVVRCEPCDAGALLLCKPLPKDCAERVREPGCGCCVTCALGAGQACGVYTARCGSGLTCRHQPGEARPLQALLEGRGACASAASKNLHSVVTSAQKQDTNQVEESHANETATMTALPNVATVRGGRRSMDSRHPLHDKLIQKDHNRKTQSYKMDSASGGANMDVHNFSLENKRETAYGPCRREMETILSSLKISNVLNPRGFRIPNCDKKGFYKKKQCRPSKGRRRGYCWCVDKYGQPMPGFDGRERGETQCYNLESK, from the exons ATGCCCGGTCTCTGCGCGCTTTGCTTCGCCGCCGCGCTGTCTGCGTTCATCCGGCTCGCCGGAACCGTGGGACCGGTGGTCCGGTGCGAGCCCTGCGACGCCGGCGCGCTCCTGCTGTGCAAGCCGCTACCCAAGGACTGCGCGGAGCGGGTGCGGGAGCCCGGCTGCGGCTGCTGCGTGACGTGCGCCCTCGGAGCGGGTCAGGCGTGTGGAGTGTACACGGCGCGCTGCGGCTCCGGGTTGACCTGCCGGCACCAGCCCGGGGAGGCGCGACCACTGCAGGCTTTGCTGGAGGGACGGGGTGCGTGCGCCAGCGCAGCGTCCAAAAACCTCCACAGCGTCGTCACGTCTGCGCAAAAGCAAG ACACAAATCAGGTAGAGGAAAGCCACGCCAACGAGACTGCAACGATGACCGCGTTACCCAACGTGGCGACCGTGAGGGGGGGTCGCAGGTCGATGGACTCCAGGCATCCACTGCATGATAAGCTGATCCAGaaagatcacaacaggaagacCCAGAGCTACAAGATGGACTCGGCGTCAGGAGGAGCCAACATGGACGTCCACAACTTCTCCCTGGAGAACAAGAGGGAGACCGCGTAT GGGCCATGCCGGCGGGAGATGGAGACCATCCTGAGCAGTCTTAAGATCAGCAACGTGCTCAACCCGAGAGGATTCCGCATTCCCAACTGTGACAAGAAGGGATTCTACAAGAAGAAACAG TGCCGTCCATCCaaaggcaggaggcggggctactGCTGGTGCGTGGACAAATACGGGCAGCCCATGCCCGGCTTCGACGGCAGGGAGCGGGGCGAGACGCAGTGCTACAACCTGGAGAGCAAATGA
- the igfbp1a gene encoding insulin-like growth factor-binding protein 1a translates to MAGLYLQRVVAAALCAVLATGTLGSPVGGAEPIHCAPCTPETLSQCPAVAPGCAELLRQPGCGCCLACALPAGGLCGIYTAPCGSGMRCTPRPGDPRPLHSLTRGQAVCAAATVREATPEPPTQDQGEPEAEMETISDPGFSLTKPHDHRAAADAQESMKAKLIAIRKKLVEQGPCHVELQRALDKIAKSQQKLGDKLTRFYLPNCDKHGLYKPKQCESSLDGQRGRCWCVNSWNGKKSPGSTDLPAEAECP, encoded by the exons ATGGCTGGATTGTATTTGCAGCGCGTCGTGGCGGCAGCGTTGTGCGCCGTGCTGGCCACAGGGACGCTGGGCTCcccggtggggggggcagagccgATCCATTGCGCACCGTGTACCCCGGAGACGCTGAGCCAGTGTCCGGCGGTGGCGCCCGGATGCGCTGAGCTGTTGCGGCAGCCCGGCTGCGGATGCTGCCTCGCCTGCGCCCTGCCGGCCGGGGGGCTGTGCGGGATCTACACGGCCCCGTGCGGCTCCGGGATGAGGTGCACCCCGAGACCGGGCGACCCGCGGCCGCTGCACTCCCTCACCCGTGGACAAGCCGTGTGCGCGGCCGCCACTGTGCGGGAGGCGACCCCCGAGCCCCCAACGCAAG ATCAGGGCGAGCCAGAGGCGGAGATGGAGACCATCTCGGACCCCGGCTTCAGCCTCACCAAGCCGCACGACCACCGGGCGGCCGCCGACGCGCAGGAGAGCATGAAAGCCAAGCTCATCGCCATCCGCAAGAAGCTGGTGGAGCAG GGGCCGTGTCACGTGGAGCTGCAGAGGGCCTTGGATAAGATCGCCAAATCCCAGCAGAAGTTAGGAGACAAGTTGACCAGATTCTACCTCCCGAACTGTGACAAGCACGGGCTTTACAAGCcgaagcag TGTGAATCCTCTCTGGACGGGCAGCGGGGTCGGTGCTGGTGCGTGAACTCCTGGAACGGCAAGAAGAGTCCGGGCTCGACCGACCTGCCTGCGGAGGCCGAGTGTCCTTAG